A genomic segment from Campylobacter concisus encodes:
- a CDS encoding major outer membrane protein produces the protein MKITKVSLAALVALGAFSSVASATPLEEAIKNVDLSGFARYRYTNDSTKSSKVNDTVKGNGAGHAFRMETAFKAAIDDNFFGVLRLRYSATDGSGDNAGAGTDKTNTTGSFGVYEMYLGYKVANTTITAGKQLVKGFFIDSDIAGTGLKVVSTDVPGLTLTAAAYDAIDNDAEIDRKDPVPPATVGDPKKDAFGHIKYKAKSPDIDGPLLSRLGSDEFSDAAGNIYNLGAMGSYDPVSFKVAITNIQEVATLYGTEAGVSFNVTDDVNLNLKGQYAYSDSDHKKVVDATFWAVQAGTKLFGAKLNAGYLDFDAKNKENDAKNKDKIAFTSIDGNGQLINPTKILNGVMSGGQQYYNNIKGNNDYWFVNAGYDIDKFGFGAGYTQGKGTSYALGKERAKRNEWSLDASYKYSKKLTFLSWYAAAKDKKDSESFKQNRIRFEAKYSF, from the coding sequence ATGAAAATTACAAAAGTTAGCTTAGCTGCTTTGGTTGCTTTAGGTGCATTTTCAAGCGTTGCAAGTGCAACTCCACTTGAAGAAGCTATAAAAAATGTAGATCTTTCAGGATTTGCAAGATATCGTTATACAAATGATAGTACTAAAAGTTCAAAAGTTAATGATACTGTAAAAGGTAATGGTGCTGGCCATGCTTTTAGAATGGAAACAGCATTTAAAGCTGCAATAGATGATAACTTCTTTGGTGTTTTGAGACTAAGATATTCTGCTACAGATGGTTCTGGTGATAATGCAGGAGCTGGCACAGATAAAACAAACACAACCGGATCATTTGGTGTATATGAAATGTATCTAGGCTACAAAGTAGCTAATACTACTATCACAGCTGGTAAACAACTTGTCAAAGGTTTCTTCATTGATAGTGATATAGCTGGCACTGGTCTAAAAGTAGTAAGTACTGACGTGCCTGGTCTTACTTTAACAGCTGCTGCTTATGATGCTATTGATAACGATGCTGAAATAGATAGAAAGGATCCAGTTCCTCCTGCAACAGTTGGAGATCCAAAAAAAGATGCTTTTGGACACATTAAATATAAAGCTAAAAGCCCAGATATAGATGGCCCATTATTGTCAAGACTTGGCAGTGATGAATTTAGTGATGCTGCTGGCAATATCTATAATTTAGGTGCTATGGGTAGCTATGATCCAGTATCATTCAAAGTAGCAATTACAAATATCCAAGAGGTTGCTACACTTTATGGCACTGAAGCTGGTGTAAGCTTTAATGTAACTGATGATGTGAATCTAAACTTAAAAGGTCAATATGCTTATAGCGACTCAGATCATAAAAAAGTAGTTGACGCAACTTTTTGGGCAGTACAAGCTGGCACAAAACTATTTGGTGCTAAACTTAACGCTGGTTATTTAGACTTTGACGCTAAAAACAAAGAAAATGACGCTAAAAACAAAGACAAAATCGCATTTACATCAATTGATGGAAATGGACAGTTAATCAACCCAACTAAGATCTTAAATGGTGTAATGAGTGGTGGCCAACAATACTACAATAACATCAAGGGCAATAACGACTACTGGTTTGTTAATGCTGGGTATGATATAGATAAATTTGGCTTTGGTGCTGGATATACTCAAGGTAAGGGCACAAGTTATGCGCTTGGCAAAGAGAGAGCAAAAAGAAACGAATGGTCACTTGACGCTAGCTACAAATACAGCAAAAAACTTACATTCCTTTCTTGGTATGCAGCTGCTAAAGACAAAAAAGATAGCGAAAGCTTTAAACAAAATCGTATAAGATTTGAAGCAAAATATAGCTTCTAA
- a CDS encoding MBL fold metallo-hydrolase: MRVMHKSFGDFGTNCYIVTKNNSSLVIDPGDGAKEWVLQNAKNLKAILCTHGHFDHIYDVSELKNELKIPVYINKFDAFMCESDIFGYMKDTFTPDVLVENDENFNIDDFCIKFHHFPGHTPGCSMIEIDDMMFSGDFLFKGSIGRWDFPFSDKNEMLKSLGKCKNLKGNFTLYPGHGEGSTLEAEQNNIDYWIDIVKNS; the protein is encoded by the coding sequence ATGAGAGTAATGCACAAAAGTTTTGGAGATTTTGGCACTAATTGTTACATCGTTACAAAAAATAATTCATCTTTAGTGATAGATCCAGGTGATGGGGCAAAAGAATGGGTTTTACAAAATGCTAAAAATTTAAAAGCCATCCTTTGCACTCACGGGCATTTTGATCATATTTACGACGTGAGCGAGCTAAAAAATGAGCTAAAAATTCCAGTTTATATCAATAAATTTGATGCTTTCATGTGCGAGAGTGATATTTTTGGCTATATGAAAGATACTTTTACTCCAGATGTTTTGGTTGAAAATGATGAAAATTTTAACATTGATGATTTTTGCATCAAATTTCATCATTTCCCAGGACATACGCCAGGTTGCTCGATGATAGAGATAGATGACATGATGTTTAGTGGAGATTTTTTATTTAAAGGAAGTATAGGACGCTGGGATTTTCCTTTTTCAGATAAAAATGAAATGTTAAAAAGTCTAGGAAAATGTAAAAATTTAAAAGGTAACTTCACGCTTTATCCAGGACACGGAGAAGGCAGTACACTAGAGGCCGAGCAAAATAATATTGATTATTGGATAGATATAGTAAAAAATAGCTAA
- a CDS encoding NAD+ synthase, translated as MKEYQKIEETLVLSLKDKTKDKNLLLGVSGGIDSAVVATLCARAKPNETHALIMPTASSNRQNMDDALNLCEKLNIKYKVLSIEGILNAFYETIDVNLSNLRKGNLAARVRMSLLYDYSSSINALVIGTSNKSELMLGYGTIFGDLACAINPIGELYKSEIFEFAKHLGVDKNFINKAPSADLWDGQSDEGDIGYSYAVIDEILENLENNKEQVIKKFGLKAVSDIENRVVSNRFKRQMPLIVKI; from the coding sequence ATGAAGGAGTATCAAAAGATCGAAGAAACTTTAGTTTTAAGCTTAAAAGATAAAACTAAAGATAAAAATTTGTTGCTGGGTGTTAGTGGAGGTATTGATTCTGCTGTAGTAGCGACTTTGTGTGCAAGAGCAAAACCAAATGAAACTCATGCGCTCATCATGCCAACAGCATCATCAAACAGACAAAATATGGACGATGCCTTAAATTTATGCGAAAAACTAAACATAAAATATAAGGTTTTATCCATAGAGGGTATTTTAAATGCCTTTTACGAAACGATAGATGTAAATTTAAGCAATTTAAGAAAAGGGAATTTAGCAGCTAGAGTTAGAATGAGCTTGCTTTATGATTATTCATCTAGTATAAACGCTCTAGTTATCGGAACAAGCAACAAAAGTGAGCTTATGCTTGGATACGGTACGATATTTGGGGATTTAGCATGTGCAATAAATCCTATCGGAGAGCTTTATAAAAGTGAAATTTTTGAATTTGCAAAACATCTTGGGGTTGATAAAAATTTTATCAACAAAGCACCTTCGGCTGATTTGTGGGATGGTCAAAGTGACGAAGGTGACATAGGTTACAGTTATGCTGTTATTGATGAGATTTTAGAAAATTTAGAAAATAACAAGGAGCAAGTCATCAAAAAGTTCGGATTAAAAGCAGTATCGGATATAGAAAATAGAGTTGTTTCAAACAGGTTTAAACGACAAATGCCGTTGATAGTGAAAATTTAA
- a CDS encoding DegT/DnrJ/EryC1/StrS family aminotransferase yields the protein MREIPFYRPTITERESELIEEALHSENTTNIVARFEEKLKEYFGAKFVVTTNNIAAAHHLALSALDTKRGDKVICSINAFPSIAQAVRHFDAEPIFVDVDEEDFNICPDALEKVLKEQNHKKLKCAFISHIAGQSARMDEITAICEKYGVKILDDANRGMGLTYNGKKVGSDSFLSCFQTHSRVQNPISTVGFFTTNDEEIYKRAKLLRNYALVNGIDKFGSLSYIYDVVDIGLKYDINSINAAFSIAQLERTDKLIQRRQEIAKIYDKELGECHNITIPVKKREHIYTQYIIKINKNRDGFARELLEHGIHTSLHYIPIHLLSYYKNKYSLKVNDFPNALKNYQQVLSLPIYHSLSDEEVQYICSKVKEISKTRV from the coding sequence ATGAGAGAGATTCCGTTTTATAGACCAACTATCACTGAGCGTGAAAGTGAGCTTATTGAGGAGGCTTTGCACTCTGAAAATACTACTAATATCGTTGCTAGATTTGAAGAGAAGTTAAAAGAGTATTTTGGTGCAAAATTTGTAGTTACCACAAATAATATCGCAGCCGCACATCACTTGGCACTAAGCGCGCTTGACACTAAACGCGGAGATAAGGTCATTTGCTCCATAAATGCTTTTCCTAGCATTGCACAAGCTGTTAGACATTTTGATGCTGAACCTATTTTTGTGGATGTTGATGAAGAAGATTTTAACATCTGCCCAGACGCCCTTGAGAAAGTGCTAAAAGAGCAAAATCATAAAAAATTAAAATGTGCTTTTATCTCTCATATCGCAGGTCAAAGTGCCAGGATGGACGAGATAACGGCTATTTGTGAGAAATACGGTGTAAAAATTTTAGATGATGCAAACCGCGGTATGGGACTAACATACAATGGTAAAAAGGTTGGTTCAGACTCCTTTTTGTCATGCTTTCAAACACATTCTCGTGTACAAAATCCTATATCAACGGTTGGATTTTTTACGACAAACGATGAGGAAATTTATAAAAGAGCAAAACTACTTCGCAACTATGCCCTTGTAAATGGCATTGATAAATTCGGTAGTTTGAGTTATATTTATGATGTCGTAGATATTGGCTTAAAGTATGATATAAACTCGATAAATGCAGCATTTTCTATTGCGCAACTAGAAAGAACAGATAAGCTCATACAAAGAAGACAAGAGATCGCAAAAATTTATGATAAAGAGCTTGGTGAGTGCCACAATATAACGATCCCTGTCAAAAAACGCGAGCACATTTATACTCAGTATATTATTAAGATAAATAAAAATCGTGATGGCTTTGCTAGAGAGCTTTTGGAACACGGCATTCACACATCATTGCACTACATACCGATACATTTACTAAGCTATTACAAAAACAAATACTCGCTTAAAGTAAATGATTTTCCAAATGCTTTAAAAAATTATCAGCAAGTGTTGTCACTGCCTATTTATCATAGTTTGAGTGACGAAGAGGTGCAATACATCTGCAGCAAAGTAAAAGAAATTTCTAAAACTCGTGTTTAA
- a CDS encoding tetraacyldisaccharide 4'-kinase: protein MFKKLNIFLHAWANDYFFRPNFFQILLAFLLLPLSFIYFLIVIFKKFTARKIDFGIKIISVGNLTLGGSGKTPLCVAIAKNFEGAFIILRGYKRKSKGMQVVARNGEILLDVVASGDEAMIYATSLKSANVIVSEDRKLAIKYAKEHGAKYILLDDGFSKFDITKFDILVRPNPEPRLKFCLPSGAYRYPFNFYKFADFIAIEGQTHFRKSEILNKSEKMVLVTAIANPERLKPFFNECVARVFFPDHYNFSKDELSEILQSYGATSLLMTQKDYVKAKDFGLRVSLVTLEVTLSEEFKKVLAQQI, encoded by the coding sequence GTGTTTAAGAAATTAAATATTTTCTTGCATGCTTGGGCGAACGATTACTTCTTTCGCCCAAATTTCTTTCAAATTTTACTAGCATTTTTACTTTTGCCACTAAGTTTTATCTATTTTCTTATTGTTATTTTTAAGAAATTTACTGCTAGAAAAATAGACTTTGGCATAAAGATAATAAGTGTGGGAAATTTGACACTTGGAGGAAGTGGTAAGACCCCGCTTTGCGTGGCAATTGCTAAAAATTTCGAGGGAGCTTTTATCATTCTTAGAGGCTATAAAAGAAAGAGCAAAGGCATGCAGGTTGTCGCTCGTAATGGCGAAATTTTACTTGACGTAGTAGCAAGTGGCGATGAGGCGATGATATACGCTACAAGCCTTAAAAGCGCAAATGTGATAGTAAGCGAAGATAGGAAATTAGCTATAAAATATGCCAAAGAGCATGGTGCGAAGTATATCTTACTTGATGACGGATTTTCTAAATTTGACATAACCAAATTTGACATATTAGTGCGTCCAAATCCTGAGCCAAGGCTAAAATTTTGCCTACCAAGCGGAGCTTATAGGTATCCGTTTAACTTTTATAAATTTGCTGATTTTATAGCGATTGAAGGGCAAACTCACTTTAGAAAGAGTGAAATTTTAAATAAAAGTGAAAAAATGGTTCTAGTAACGGCCATAGCAAACCCAGAGCGCCTCAAGCCATTTTTTAATGAGTGTGTAGCTCGCGTCTTTTTTCCTGATCATTATAATTTTTCAAAAGATGAACTAAGTGAAATTTTGCAAAGCTACGGTGCCACCTCGCTTTTGATGACGCAAAAGGACTATGTAAAGGCAAAGGACTTTGGGCTGAGAGTATCGCTTGTAACGCTTGAAGTTACGCTAAGCGAAGAGTTTAAAAAGGTTTTGGCGCAGCAAATTTAA
- the cutA gene encoding divalent-cation tolerance protein CutA: MRILVTSVAKKKEAKKLSKKLVKKGLAACVSSFSAKSLYLWQEEFCDEKEQILLIKTDVKFKKVAKFIRKHHSYETPEILALKPKEVFKKYEKWIKKSTKKGKK, translated from the coding sequence ATGAGAATTTTAGTCACCTCAGTCGCAAAGAAAAAAGAGGCAAAAAAACTAAGTAAAAAGCTTGTGAAAAAGGGTCTTGCAGCTTGCGTGAGTAGCTTTAGTGCAAAGAGCCTTTATCTTTGGCAAGAAGAGTTTTGCGATGAAAAAGAGCAAATTTTACTCATAAAAACGGACGTGAAATTTAAAAAGGTGGCTAAATTTATAAGAAAGCACCACAGCTACGAAACCCCAGAAATTTTGGCACTTAAGCCAAAAGAGGTATTTAAAAAATATGAAAAATGGATAAAAAAATCAACCAAAAAAGGTAAAAAATGA
- the thrC gene encoding threonine synthase produces MRLTPTRSVKDEKVKNVNLSTAMLSPSSAHGGLYAPKKLPKITKPKWQELSQLSYEKLALYIISLFKFDVPEAFFKKAVKRYASFDDPKHPVIFKKIDKNLYVNELYHGPTRAFKDMALQPFGSLLSQLAKERGEKYLIMCATSGDTGPATLQTFANDENIKVVCLYPDGGTSEVQKLQMQTMQGENLKVFGIKGDFDDAQRALKTLLANDKFKAELKKKRLKLSAANSVNFGRILFQIIYHAYAYANLLKQKALKANESFDIIVPSGNFGNALGAYYAKKMGAKIGKIKIASNANNILTQFFTTGVYDLRDKKLVKTISPAMDILISSNVERLLFDKFGSVRTNELMQSLAKNKFYKLSKQELEALQEDFEASWCDDKECEAYIAKLAKGGYAIDPHTATCFKMVDAGRINVITSTAHWVKFTPSMIKACQITNTKDEKDALAKTAKILNDSVPSSINSLFSAKILHKNIIKEDEIEKCVLEWIER; encoded by the coding sequence ATGAGACTAACACCGACAAGAAGCGTGAAAGATGAAAAGGTAAAAAATGTAAATTTAAGCACAGCCATGCTTAGCCCAAGCTCCGCTCATGGTGGACTTTACGCGCCAAAAAAGCTTCCAAAAATAACAAAACCAAAGTGGCAAGAGCTCTCACAATTAAGCTACGAGAAACTCGCACTTTATATCATATCACTATTTAAATTTGATGTGCCAGAGGCGTTTTTCAAAAAGGCAGTCAAGAGATACGCAAGCTTTGATGACCCAAAGCACCCAGTCATTTTTAAAAAAATAGATAAAAATTTATACGTAAACGAGCTATATCACGGCCCAACTAGGGCATTTAAGGATATGGCGCTTCAGCCTTTTGGCTCACTTCTTAGCCAGCTAGCAAAGGAAAGAGGCGAAAAATACCTTATCATGTGTGCAACTAGCGGTGATACAGGTCCTGCGACACTTCAAACCTTTGCAAACGACGAAAATATCAAGGTCGTTTGCCTCTATCCAGATGGTGGCACGAGCGAGGTGCAAAAGCTTCAGATGCAGACTATGCAGGGTGAAAATTTAAAGGTTTTTGGCATAAAAGGCGACTTTGACGACGCTCAAAGAGCGTTAAAAACATTGCTTGCAAATGATAAATTTAAGGCTGAGCTTAAGAAAAAGCGCCTTAAACTAAGCGCGGCAAACTCGGTAAATTTTGGCAGAATTCTCTTTCAGATCATCTACCACGCCTACGCCTACGCAAATTTACTAAAGCAAAAGGCGCTTAAGGCAAACGAGAGCTTTGACATTATCGTGCCAAGTGGAAATTTTGGTAACGCACTTGGGGCGTATTACGCTAAAAAAATGGGCGCAAAGATCGGTAAGATCAAGATCGCTTCAAACGCAAACAATATCTTGACGCAGTTTTTTACCACCGGCGTTTACGACCTCAGGGACAAAAAGCTGGTTAAGACGATAAGCCCAGCGATGGACATTTTGATCAGCTCAAACGTCGAGCGCTTACTATTTGATAAATTTGGAAGCGTTAGAACTAATGAGCTCATGCAAAGCCTAGCTAAAAATAAATTTTATAAGCTTAGCAAGCAAGAGCTTGAAGCGCTACAAGAGGACTTTGAGGCCAGCTGGTGCGACGACAAAGAGTGCGAGGCATACATCGCAAAGCTCGCAAAAGGCGGCTACGCGATCGATCCGCATACGGCTACTTGCTTTAAAATGGTAGATGCTGGCCGCATAAACGTCATCACATCGACCGCGCACTGGGTGAAATTTACGCCAAGCATGATCAAGGCGTGCCAGATTACAAATACAAAAGATGAAAAAGATGCGCTCGCAAAGACTGCTAAAATCTTAAATGACAGCGTGCCAAGCTCGATAAACTCGCTATTTAGCGCGAAAATTTTACACAAAAATATCATAAAAGAGGACGAGATCGAGAAGTGCGTCCTAGAATGGATCGAGCGATGA
- the kdsB gene encoding 3-deoxy-manno-octulosonate cytidylyltransferase, translating to MIIIPARLASTRFSNKILKEINGVPMFVATALRVSGVDDVAVAVDEPSVLDIAKAHGIKAVLTSKDHQSGTDRINEAAQILGLSESEIIINVQADEPFIEPENIAKFRAFCEQNKGKAFMFSCYKKMDDEFADDKNLVKVVTDFEGYALYFSRSRIPFNRSECKSYKAHLGIYGYSVKSLKEFCALMPSSLENTEKLEQLRALENGKKIAMLEVESQSIGIDSEEDYQRALAKFGKK from the coding sequence ATGATAATCATCCCAGCCCGCCTTGCCTCAACAAGGTTTAGTAATAAAATTTTAAAAGAGATAAATGGCGTGCCAATGTTTGTGGCGACGGCTCTTAGAGTAAGTGGCGTGGATGATGTAGCGGTTGCTGTGGATGAGCCAAGTGTGCTAGATATCGCCAAGGCCCACGGCATAAAAGCGGTACTAACTAGCAAAGATCATCAAAGTGGGACTGATAGGATAAACGAAGCAGCGCAAATTTTGGGGCTAAGCGAGAGCGAGATCATCATAAATGTTCAGGCTGATGAGCCATTTATCGAGCCTGAAAATATCGCTAAATTTAGGGCATTTTGTGAGCAAAACAAAGGGAAAGCCTTTATGTTTTCTTGCTATAAAAAGATGGACGATGAGTTTGCAGATGATAAAAATTTAGTTAAAGTGGTGACTGATTTTGAGGGATATGCACTTTATTTTTCAAGATCTAGGATACCATTTAACAGAAGCGAGTGTAAAAGTTATAAGGCTCATCTTGGCATTTACGGATACAGCGTAAAGAGCCTAAAAGAGTTTTGTGCTCTTATGCCTTCAAGCCTTGAAAATACCGAAAAGCTCGAGCAGCTCCGTGCCCTAGAAAATGGCAAAAAGATAGCGATGCTAGAGGTTGAGAGCCAAAGTATCGGTATCGATAGTGAAGAGGACTACCAAAGAGCGCTAGCTAAATTTGGCAAGAAATAA
- a CDS encoding DNA-binding protein, translating to MIETSDIFNLLHNAVEAKNIGKKISQAKMAEELGVPMRTYQDWRLGNSKPQAAAAVCKLLCELDDDEILFVINKMRKLLGK from the coding sequence ATGATTGAAACAAGTGATATATTTAATTTGCTTCACAATGCAGTTGAGGCAAAAAATATCGGTAAGAAAATTTCACAAGCAAAAATGGCAGAAGAGCTTGGTGTACCAATGAGAACATATCAAGATTGGAGGCTTGGCAACTCAAAGCCACAAGCTGCTGCTGCAGTTTGCAAACTTCTTTGTGAGCTTGACGACGATGAAATATTATTTGTTATCAATAAGATGAGAAAGTTATTAGGAAAATAG
- a CDS encoding HrcA family transcriptional regulator, protein MSKTNKRDLILNSIIEAYLQDNMPIGSNELGSRMSAAIPASTIRVYFKKLSDEGEITKLHISGGRIPTIAAMRRYWSEIFAISDINLEINDAEGLKKLCDEFELYCMIFGTIDNELLEILNLNDRYTILNFGEDEIVIKFDARMYKFLSNLVGVSLNKLELICSQVGLSELKSKIRELKRTKIYFQENEILAFDMFKDRRFKMVFDPSFSLQMDEKLTFSPMFDENFMGLKFSANYLGNEAQMICAGSIYTDYVKFINLIKEAA, encoded by the coding sequence GTGAGTAAAACAAATAAACGTGATTTGATACTAAATTCTATCATCGAGGCTTATTTGCAGGACAATATGCCTATTGGTTCAAATGAGCTTGGTTCTCGTATGAGCGCAGCTATTCCGGCTTCTACGATACGCGTTTATTTCAAAAAGCTTTCAGATGAGGGCGAGATTACAAAGCTTCACATTAGTGGCGGTCGGATCCCAACAATTGCAGCGATGAGAAGATATTGGAGTGAAATTTTTGCTATAAGCGATATAAATTTAGAGATAAATGATGCCGAAGGGCTGAAAAAGCTATGTGATGAATTTGAACTTTATTGTATGATTTTTGGCACAATCGATAATGAATTGCTAGAAATTTTAAATTTAAATGATAGATATACGATCTTAAATTTTGGCGAAGATGAGATCGTTATTAAATTTGATGCTAGGATGTATAAATTTTTAAGTAATCTTGTTGGAGTTAGTTTAAACAAGCTTGAGCTTATCTGCTCTCAAGTTGGCTTAAGCGAACTAAAAAGTAAAATAAGAGAGCTTAAAAGGACTAAAATTTACTTCCAAGAAAACGAAATTTTAGCCTTTGATATGTTTAAGGATAGACGTTTTAAGATGGTTTTTGACCCAAGTTTTAGCTTACAAATGGATGAGAAACTTACATTTTCTCCTATGTTTGATGAAAATTTTATGGGCCTCAAATTTAGTGCGAACTATCTTGGCAACGAAGCACAGATGATCTGTGCTGGCAGTATTTATACTGATTATGTGAAATTTATAAATCTAATAAAGGAGGCTGCGTGA
- the grpE gene encoding nucleotide exchange factor GrpE → MSEEVKEQNLPEVEPVQELANDSVNLDALGDISKVEKLEKELGEITDKYYRANAEFENIKKRYEKEKTDVASYANEKFARDLLPVIDALEIAANFDPEDDEFAKKIKEGILITINQFKKCFEKHGVSEIATDTEFDPNVHNAVLRVDSEEKQSGQIVQALQKGYMINGRVLRPAMVSVAN, encoded by the coding sequence GTGAGCGAAGAGGTAAAAGAGCAAAACCTACCTGAGGTTGAGCCTGTGCAAGAACTAGCTAATGATAGTGTAAATTTGGACGCACTTGGCGATATTTCAAAGGTTGAAAAACTTGAAAAAGAGCTCGGGGAGATAACTGATAAATATTATAGAGCAAATGCTGAGTTTGAAAATATCAAAAAGCGTTATGAAAAAGAAAAGACAGACGTTGCAAGCTATGCAAATGAGAAATTTGCTAGGGACTTGCTACCAGTCATCGATGCTCTTGAGATCGCTGCAAATTTTGATCCAGAGGATGATGAATTTGCTAAAAAGATCAAAGAGGGTATTTTGATAACTATAAATCAGTTTAAAAAATGCTTTGAAAAGCATGGCGTGAGCGAGATCGCAACTGATACCGAGTTTGATCCAAATGTACATAATGCTGTTTTAAGGGTCGATAGCGAGGAGAAGCAAAGCGGTCAGATCGTGCAAGCTTTACAAAAAGGCTATATGATAAATGGTAGGGTTTTGCGCCCAGCTATGGTCAGTGTGGCAAACTAA